GGCGACGGCACGCCCGTAGTCGGCGTCGTGTCCTGCGCAGCGGGGGGCGCCGCCGCGGCGCGTGAGTTGGCGCTGGTGTCCGGGCGCGCGGCGGCCGGCGCATGCGCCGTCGCATCGATCGCGCCCGCGGTGCCCGCCGCGCACTCGGCGGGCGTCGCGCGGCGCGTTGGCGTCACGGCGCTCATGCGTCGCTGCGTTGCGCGACGTCGGCGACGGGCGCGCCCGTCAGCGACACGAGCTCCTGCGGCGACAGGTTGAACACCGCATGCGGGTGGCCGGCCGCCGCCCACAGGCTGTCGAGCTCGAGCAGGTCGCGATCGATCAGCGTGACGGGCTCGACGAGATGACCGATCGGGCACACGCCGCCGATCGCATAACCGGTGTTGTCGCGCACGAACTTCGCGTCCGCGCGGCCCACTTCGCCGACCTGCGCGGCGACCTTTCTTTCGTCGACGCGGTTCGCGCCGCTCGCGACGACGAGCACCGGCGCGCCGTCGGCGCGGCGCCTGAACAGGATCGACTTCGCGATCTGCGCGACCGAGCAGCCGAGGCCCGCGGCGGCTTCGGCCGACGTCTTGCCGGTTTCCTCGAGCATCACGATGCCCTTCGCGTGGCCGCGCTCGCGCAGCAGCAGCGCGACGCGGCGGGCGGAATCGGGAAGCTTGTCGATGGGGGCGGAGGTAGTCATGAGTGCGCTTCGTATCCTCGTGCAATGGAGTGAATGGGCGCCGCGCGCTTCATGCGCAGGCGGACGGCCCGGCGGCCGCGCGTTGCTTCGCGAGCAGCGCGCGGCCCGCGCGCGACACGTTCGCGCGGCCGATCGCGTTCGAGATGAAATCGCCGGCGGCGACGACCTGATCGAGGTCGACGCCCGTGTCGATGTTCAGCCCGCGCATCATGTACAGCACGTCTTCCGTCG
Above is a window of Burkholderia thailandensis E264 DNA encoding:
- a CDS encoding DUF1289 domain-containing protein codes for the protein MSAVTPTRRATPAECAAGTAGAIDATAHAPAAARPDTSANSRAAAAPPAAQDTTPTTGVPSPCTNVCRIDAKTGWCEGCRRTRDEIAGWRKLDDDAKRVVLARIAARQAA
- a CDS encoding YbaK/EbsC family protein, producing MTTSAPIDKLPDSARRVALLLRERGHAKGIVMLEETGKTSAEAAAGLGCSVAQIAKSILFRRRADGAPVLVVASGANRVDERKVAAQVGEVGRADAKFVRDNTGYAIGGVCPIGHLVEPVTLIDRDLLELDSLWAAAGHPHAVFNLSPQELVSLTGAPVADVAQRSDA